A segment of the Alkalispirillum mobile genome:
GGAAGAGCACGGCCAGCGCCGTCACCATGAGCACCAGCGCGGTGCCGAAATCGGGCTGGGCCAGCAGGAGGAAGGCAGCGAACGAGAAGACGGCCAGCGGGATGGCGAAGGCGCCGTTGGTGTTGGGCAGTTCCGCGTAGCGCCGCACGCAGTAGCCGGCCAGGTAGATGATGAAACAGATCCGGGCCACCTCCGCCACCTGCAGGTTGATCACCCCCAGCGGAATCCAGCGGGTAGCGCCGTTCACCTCACGGCCGACACCCGGGATCAGCACCGCCACCAGCAGCAGGAAGCCGAGCACCAGCAACACCGGCCCGGCGCGGTAAAACTGGTCCAGAGAGACATGCAGGACCACCACACCCGCCAGCAACGCCACGGCCATGAAGGCGGCCTGCCGGTTGAGGTAAAAGAACGGGTTGCCGGTGACCCCCTCGGCGATGGACACCGAGGCGGAGCCCACCATCACCAGGCCGAGGCCGGCCACAGCCAGCACCGCGAACAGCAGGTGCCAGTCCAGCAGGGCCCAGCGCAGGCTGCCGGTCTGCCCCCAGTCAAGGCGGACGCGTTGCAGGAGCTCAGCCATGGGCCACCTCCTGCACGGCGGCGCGGAAGACCTCGCCCCGGTGGGCGAACCCCTGGAACATGTCGAAGCTGGCGCAGGCCGGGGAGAGCAACACCGCGTCGCCGGCCTGCGCCAGACGGGCGGCGCGCCTTACCGCATCGGTCATGTCCGCGGCCCGCTCCACCGGGAGTGCGCCTTCCAGCGCCCCCGCCAGCAGCGGGGCATCCCGGCCGATGAGCACGGCTGCGCGCCCCTTGTCGGCCAGGGCATCGGCGAGCGGCTGGAAGTCCGCGCCCTTGCCCTCACCGCCGGCGATCAGCACCACCGGGCCGTCCAGGCCGCGGACCGCGGCGACGGCGGCGCCGACATTGGTGCCCTTGGAGTCGTTGTACCAACGCACCCCGGCGTGCTCGGCCACCCACTCGGTGCGGTGGGGCAGTCCCGGGAAGCGGCGCAGCGCCTCGGCCATGGCGGCCACCGGCAGTCCCAGCCCGTAGCCCAGGCAAAGCGCGGCCAGCGCATTGGCCCGATTGTGCTGCCCCGGTAGGCGCAAAGCCGCCGCAGGCATCACCGGCTCGCCGTTCAGCACCAGCCACTGGGTGCCGTCGTGCTCGGCCACCCCGGCGCCCTGCTCCGGGCACTGCGCCAGGCTGAAGCCCAACACCGGCCGCCCCGGGCGCGCCATCGCCGCCACCACCGGGTCGTCCAGGTTGAGTACCTGCACCCCATCGCCATGGAACACCCGCGCCTTGGCCTCGGCGTAGGCAGCCAGGCTGCCGTGGCGGTCCATGTGATCGGCGCTGATATTGAGCACCGTGGCCACCTGCGGGGCCAGACTGTGGGTCGTCTCCAGCTGGAAGGAGGACAACTCCAGGATGTAGGCGTCCGGCGTAGTATCCGCGTCCAGCAGGGCCAGCGCCGGGGTGCCCAGGTTGCCGCCCACCGCGACGTTCCGGCCCGCGGCCTCGGCCATTAGACCGACCAGCGTGGTCACGGTGCTCTTGCCGTTGGAGCCGGTGATCGCCACCACCGGGGCCGCGGCGTGGCGGGCAAAGAGTTCGATCTCGCTGATTAGCGGCACTCCCGCGTCGGCAGCCTCTGCCAACGCCGGGGTCCGCAGGCTCACACCCGGGCTGACCACCACCTCGCGCGCGCCCCGGAGCAGCCCGGCATCGAAGCCGCCGGTGTGCACCGGCACGTCGGGGCATTCGCGCTGCAGCGCGGCGTACTCCGGCGGCTCGGCCCGGCTGTCGATGACCTGCACGGACACACCACGCCGGGCCAGGAAACGGGCACAGGCCAGCCCGGTGAGGCCGAGCCCCACCACCACGCTGTAGCCCGTTTGCCGTTCCGCCGTCTGCATGATCAGCGCACCTTCAACATCGCCAGACCGACCAGCACCAGCACCACGGTGATGATCCAGAAACGCACGATGACCCGGGGTTCGGGCCAGCCCTTGAGTTCGAAGTGGTGGTGCAGCGGCGCCATGCGGAAGATGCGCCGCCCGGTGAGCTTGTAGGAGGCCACCTGCAGCATCACCGACAGGGTCTCGATGACGAACACCCCGCCCATGATCAGCAGCACCAGCTCCTGCCGCACCACCACCGCCAGGATGCCCAGCGCCGCGCCCAGGGCCAGGGCGCCCACGTCGCCCATAAACACCTGCGCCGGGTAGGTGTTGAACCAGAGAAAGCCGAGGCCGGCGCCGATCAGCGCCCCGCAGAAGACCACCACCTCGCCGGCCCCCGCCACGAAGGGGATACCCAGGTAGTCGGCGAACACCGCGTGCCCGGTGGCGTAGGCGAAGACCGCCAGCCCGCCGGCCACCAGCACCGAGGGCAGGATGGCCAGGCCGTCGAGGCCGTCGGTGAGGTTCACCGCGTTGGACGAGCCCACCACCACCAGCCACACCAGCGGGATGAAGAGCAGCCCGAGCGGCAGCACCACGTCCTTGAACAGGGGCAGGATCAGACTGGTCTCCACCGGCGATTGGGCGGTGGTAAACAGGAAGACCGCGGCGATCAGCGCCACCACCGTCTGCCAGAAGAACTTCGCCCGGGCCGACAACCCCTTGCTGTTGCCCAGGGCCAGCTTGCGGTAGTCGTCCACGCCACCGATGAGACCGAAGGCCAGGGTGGTGAGCAGCACCACCCAGACGTACCGGTTGGTCAGGTCCGACCACAGCAGGGTGGCCACGGCGATGGCCACCAGGATCAGCGCGCCGCCCATGGTGGGAGTGCCCGCCTTGGAGAGGTGGCTCTGGGGCCCGTCGTCGCGCACCTGCTGGCCGATCTGGTGCTCGACCAGGCGCTGGATGACGGCCGGCCCCACCAGCAGCGCAATCCCGAGCGCGGTCAGCACGCCCAGGATGGTGCGGAATGTCAGATACTGGAAGACGTTGAAACCGGAATAAACGCCTTCCAGCGCCATGGCCAGGTGATACAGCACTCAGCTTTCCCCCGCTTGCTCATCGTCGCCGGCCAGTGCGGCGACAATGCGATCCATATCCATGAAACGCGAGCCCTTCACGAGCACGCGCACCTCGGCGGACAGGTCGGCGCACAGGGCGGCCTGCAGACTGTCCGCATCCTCGAAATGCCGGCCCCCGTCACCGAAGCTGCGGGTGGCCTCCTCCGCCAGGCTGCCCAGGGTAAACACCCGGTGCACCCCGGCGGCCCGGGCGGCCTCGCCGGCGCGGGCGTGCATCTCGGCCGCGCCAGCGCCCAGCTCGCCCATATCGCCCAGCACCAGCCAGCGCTCGCCGTGTTCGGCAGCGAGAACGTCCAGCGCCGCCTGCAGCGAGGCAGGGTTGGCGTTGTACGTGTCGTCCAGCACCCGGCAATCCTCCCGCCCGGTGCGCCACTGCAGCCGCCCGGCGACACCGGTGCAGGCCTCCAGCCCGGCCACGATGTCGCCCAACGGAACCTCCAAGGCCACCGCCACGGCAGCGGCGGCCAGCGCATTCATCACGTTGTGGCCGCCGGGCAGCGGCAGGCGCACGGGATGGCGGCCCCCGGGCACCTGCAGTTCGAAGTGGCCGCGACCGGTCTCACCCAGGGCAAGCACATCGGCATCGGCGCCGCGCCCGAACTTCAGGCAGCGGCGCTCACCCACCAGGTCGCGCCATATCCCCGCCCTGGGGTCGTCCGCGTTGACCACCGCAATGCCGTCGGCCGGTAGCCCGGCAAACAATTCGCCTTTGCTGCGCGCCACCCCGTCCAGGTCACCGAAACCCTCCAGGTGGGCGGGACCGGCATTGGTCACGACCCCGATCTCCGGCTCGGCCAACGCGGCCAGTTCGGCGATCTCGCCCGGCGCACTCGCCCCCATCTCCACCACGGCGAAGCGGTGGCCGCGATCGAGACGCAGCAACGTCAGAGGGACCCCGAGTTCGTTGTTCAGGTTCCCCCGGGTGGCCAGGGTGGCGCCCCGCCGGGCCAGGATGGCTGCGACCATCTCCTTGACCGTGGTCTTGCCGTTGCTGCCGGTGATACCCACCACCCGCGCCGGCATCCGGCGGCGCCAGGCCCGGCCCAAGCGCTGCAGCGCGGCCCGGCTGTCGGCCACCTGGACCACGGGGAGGGGCCAGTCACCGGCCCGCTCCACCAGCGCGGCCGCCGCCCCGCGGGCCGCGGCGTCCGCCACGAATTCGTGGCCATCCACCCGCGTCCCGATCATGGCCACGAACAGGCCACCGGCTGACAGGCTGCGGCTGTCCAGCCCGACTTCGCCCACCGTGACGGCGTCGCCGTGGCGGGTGCCTCCGGTCCATTCGGCCACGTCCTGCAGGGTGAATCGGCTCATGCCCCCTCCTCGTCCATCGCCAGGCGGACGGCCACGCGGTCACTGAACGGCAGCGTGCGCCCGGCAATCTGTTGCACCGTCTCGTGCCCCTTGCCGGCCACCAGGACCACGTCGCCTTCGGCGGCCCGGCCGATGGCATGCCGGATCGCCTGCTCCCGGTCCCGCTGAACCTTCCAGCCCCGCCCGACGCCGCCCTGGCGGATATCCGCGATGATCTGCGCCGGGTCCTCGAGGCGCGGGTTGTCGTCGGTCAGGACCACGTGGTCGGCCAGCTCCGCCGCCGCCTCGCCCATCAGCGGCCGCTTGCCCCGGTCCCGGTCGCCGCCGCAGCCGAACACCAGCCAGACCGCGCCCGGGAAGTGGGCGCGCACGGCCTCCAGCGCCCCGCGCAGGGCGGCCG
Coding sequences within it:
- the murD gene encoding UDP-N-acetylmuramoyl-L-alanine--D-glutamate ligase, with the translated sequence MQTAERQTGYSVVVGLGLTGLACARFLARRGVSVQVIDSRAEPPEYAALQRECPDVPVHTGGFDAGLLRGAREVVVSPGVSLRTPALAEAADAGVPLISEIELFARHAAAPVVAITGSNGKSTVTTLVGLMAEAAGRNVAVGGNLGTPALALLDADTTPDAYILELSSFQLETTHSLAPQVATVLNISADHMDRHGSLAAYAEAKARVFHGDGVQVLNLDDPVVAAMARPGRPVLGFSLAQCPEQGAGVAEHDGTQWLVLNGEPVMPAAALRLPGQHNRANALAALCLGYGLGLPVAAMAEALRRFPGLPHRTEWVAEHAGVRWYNDSKGTNVGAAVAAVRGLDGPVVLIAGGEGKGADFQPLADALADKGRAAVLIGRDAPLLAGALEGALPVERAADMTDAVRRAARLAQAGDAVLLSPACASFDMFQGFAHRGEVFRAAVQEVAHG
- the mraY gene encoding phospho-N-acetylmuramoyl-pentapeptide-transferase, which gives rise to MALEGVYSGFNVFQYLTFRTILGVLTALGIALLVGPAVIQRLVEHQIGQQVRDDGPQSHLSKAGTPTMGGALILVAIAVATLLWSDLTNRYVWVVLLTTLAFGLIGGVDDYRKLALGNSKGLSARAKFFWQTVVALIAAVFLFTTAQSPVETSLILPLFKDVVLPLGLLFIPLVWLVVVGSSNAVNLTDGLDGLAILPSVLVAGGLAVFAYATGHAVFADYLGIPFVAGAGEVVVFCGALIGAGLGFLWFNTYPAQVFMGDVGALALGAALGILAVVVRQELVLLIMGGVFVIETLSVMLQVASYKLTGRRIFRMAPLHHHFELKGWPEPRVIVRFWIITVVLVLVGLAMLKVR
- a CDS encoding UDP-N-acetylmuramoyl-tripeptide--D-alanyl-D-alanine ligase, translating into MSRFTLQDVAEWTGGTRHGDAVTVGEVGLDSRSLSAGGLFVAMIGTRVDGHEFVADAAARGAAAALVERAGDWPLPVVQVADSRAALQRLGRAWRRRMPARVVGITGSNGKTTVKEMVAAILARRGATLATRGNLNNELGVPLTLLRLDRGHRFAVVEMGASAPGEIAELAALAEPEIGVVTNAGPAHLEGFGDLDGVARSKGELFAGLPADGIAVVNADDPRAGIWRDLVGERRCLKFGRGADADVLALGETGRGHFELQVPGGRHPVRLPLPGGHNVMNALAAAAVAVALEVPLGDIVAGLEACTGVAGRLQWRTGREDCRVLDDTYNANPASLQAALDVLAAEHGERWLVLGDMGELGAGAAEMHARAGEAARAAGVHRVFTLGSLAEEATRSFGDGGRHFEDADSLQAALCADLSAEVRVLVKGSRFMDMDRIVAALAGDDEQAGES